One Burkholderia sp. PAMC 26561 genomic window carries:
- a CDS encoding O-antigen ligase family protein, whose product MTKMCVKVERVLWVACPVIMFVAMFAHMTALENLSLGLVGIGTLAAAFSPDRPSPLRWPLVLPIAAWGAWALISVSWSPFPRDSMHAWLDEVLYPLVSFLAFWLIGTRTERPQQIVLINWVACLLLAAGSVYYWGRLQPPTNPADVLLHYYNRVGHTSTLAIFSITLFTGFLMDRRWRLFGLSGIVLALVIGLATLNRFFWPAAGVTLVVAAYPLYRKHLFLAAVSVLVICVAAVGTLELSVRLRLGHNMPKPVAREVTVAGDKMYMPEALAGIGDAMSSDTRPKLWAFYGREGEARTWTGVGFGKPLPGRVFQAEIPPSLLEREPQALTHAHNLFLNTWLETGIVGVVLEISLLLALIWRFWRLRHAVPWVSAAGIALAVGMIAKNSTDDFMWQTTALAFWCFSGFLMGQGEKLAGMVPKARNGEQR is encoded by the coding sequence ATGACGAAGATGTGCGTGAAGGTGGAACGCGTCCTGTGGGTGGCGTGTCCAGTCATTATGTTTGTCGCGATGTTCGCCCACATGACCGCGCTCGAAAACCTGTCGCTGGGACTTGTGGGGATCGGCACGCTTGCCGCGGCATTTTCGCCGGACCGGCCATCGCCGTTGCGCTGGCCGTTGGTACTGCCTATAGCGGCCTGGGGCGCCTGGGCGCTGATATCCGTCTCGTGGTCGCCGTTCCCGCGCGACAGCATGCATGCGTGGCTCGACGAAGTGCTGTATCCGCTCGTGTCTTTCCTGGCGTTCTGGCTCATCGGCACACGCACTGAGCGGCCGCAGCAGATCGTGCTGATCAACTGGGTTGCGTGCCTGCTGCTCGCGGCCGGCAGTGTGTATTACTGGGGCCGCCTGCAGCCGCCCACCAATCCCGCCGATGTCCTTCTTCACTACTACAACCGGGTTGGCCACACGAGCACGCTCGCCATCTTCTCGATAACCCTTTTCACCGGCTTCCTGATGGATCGCCGCTGGCGGCTTTTCGGGCTGAGCGGCATTGTGCTGGCGCTGGTCATCGGCCTGGCGACGCTCAATCGGTTTTTCTGGCCGGCTGCGGGTGTCACGCTCGTGGTCGCGGCTTACCCGCTGTATCGGAAGCATTTGTTCCTTGCGGCGGTGAGCGTGCTGGTGATTTGCGTCGCAGCGGTGGGAACGCTCGAGCTGAGCGTGCGTTTGCGTCTCGGTCACAACATGCCGAAACCGGTGGCGCGCGAAGTCACGGTCGCCGGCGACAAGATGTACATGCCGGAGGCACTGGCGGGTATCGGCGACGCGATGTCCTCCGATACCCGTCCCAAACTGTGGGCGTTCTACGGGCGGGAGGGCGAGGCGCGCACGTGGACGGGCGTTGGTTTTGGCAAGCCTTTGCCGGGACGCGTCTTTCAGGCGGAAATTCCGCCGAGCTTGCTGGAGCGTGAGCCGCAGGCGTTGACGCACGCGCATAACCTTTTCCTGAACACGTGGCTCGAGACGGGCATTGTCGGCGTGGTGCTGGAGATTTCGTTGCTGCTGGCGTTGATCTGGCGCTTCTGGCGTCTGCGGCACGCGGTGCCATGGGTGAGCGCTGCGGGAATAGCGCTGGCGGTGGGCATGATCGCGAAAAATTCCACCGATGACTTCATGTGGCAGACGACGGCACTTGCATTCTGGTGTTTTTCCGGCTTCCTGATGGGGCAGGGGGAAAAGCTGGCTGGAATGGTTCCGAAAGCGCGCAACGGCGAACAGCGATGA
- the msbA gene encoding lipid A export permease/ATP-binding protein MsbA, with product MTRLWPYIKPLLGIVTLGLIAMGFVAASEAGIPMLLKPLLDHGFGANGSASAKWIVPAAVVGLAVVRGGMQYASGYLLSYVTNKILLELRLKMFDRMINTSAGFFQRETASTIINAIVFEVNQILNVLQSVVVTLVRDSLTVIFLLGYLFILNWRLTLVIAVILPAIGWLVSKINRRLRRLNREHQLLTNELSYIVEETVGGYKVVKVHNGQKYENDRFTDMSNRLRGYSMRMTVSGGLAQPLTQFLASIALAIVITIAVVQSANDQTTVGGFVAFVTSMLLVISPLKHLIDINQPLQRGMTAAELIFGLIDEPVEPEGGGRPLQRARGEVEFRDVSFSYGTSGAPTLDAVSFKVAPGEMVALAGASGSGKTTLVNLLPRFFDPAGGAVMVDGVALPEYSLHDLRSQMAMVSQDVVLFNDTIAANVAYGQTPDRERVRAALAAANLADVVDAMPEGMETRVGGNGMRLSGGQRQRLAIARAIYKDAPILILDEATSALDSESERHVQEALETLMKGRTTLVIAHRLSTIERADRILVMDAGKIAEQGSHAELLRHNGLYANLHRIQYQQQAA from the coding sequence ATGACCCGGCTCTGGCCATACATCAAGCCGCTCCTCGGCATCGTGACGCTCGGCCTGATCGCGATGGGTTTTGTCGCCGCCAGCGAAGCCGGTATCCCGATGCTGCTCAAACCGCTGCTCGACCACGGCTTCGGCGCGAACGGCAGCGCGAGCGCCAAGTGGATCGTGCCTGCTGCGGTTGTCGGTCTCGCGGTCGTGCGCGGCGGCATGCAGTATGCGTCCGGCTACCTGCTTTCGTACGTCACCAACAAGATCCTGCTCGAACTGCGCCTCAAGATGTTCGACCGGATGATCAACACCAGCGCCGGTTTTTTCCAGCGCGAAACTGCCAGTACTATCATCAACGCGATCGTGTTCGAGGTGAACCAGATCCTGAACGTGCTGCAAAGCGTTGTCGTGACGCTCGTGCGCGATTCGCTGACGGTGATCTTCCTGCTCGGCTATCTATTCATCCTAAACTGGCGCCTGACGCTCGTGATCGCGGTGATCCTGCCGGCTATCGGCTGGCTGGTCAGCAAGATCAACCGGCGGTTGCGCCGCCTGAACCGCGAGCATCAGTTGCTCACGAACGAGCTGTCGTACATCGTTGAAGAAACGGTCGGCGGCTACAAGGTCGTGAAGGTGCATAACGGCCAGAAGTACGAAAACGACCGCTTCACCGACATGAGCAACCGCCTGCGCGGCTACTCCATGCGCATGACGGTGTCGGGCGGTCTCGCCCAGCCGCTGACGCAATTCCTCGCATCGATTGCGCTCGCGATCGTGATCACCATCGCCGTCGTGCAATCGGCGAACGACCAGACCACGGTCGGCGGTTTCGTCGCGTTCGTCACGTCCATGCTGCTGGTGATCTCGCCGCTCAAGCACCTGATCGACATCAACCAGCCGCTGCAGCGCGGCATGACGGCGGCCGAGCTGATCTTCGGTCTGATCGATGAACCCGTCGAGCCCGAAGGCGGCGGCCGTCCCTTGCAGCGCGCGCGCGGCGAAGTGGAATTCCGCGACGTGTCGTTCAGCTATGGCACGAGCGGCGCGCCTACGCTCGATGCCGTGTCGTTCAAGGTCGCGCCGGGCGAGATGGTGGCGCTGGCGGGGGCATCGGGCAGCGGCAAGACAACGCTGGTCAACCTGCTGCCGCGTTTCTTCGACCCGGCCGGCGGCGCGGTCATGGTCGACGGCGTGGCGCTTCCCGAATACAGCCTCCACGACCTGCGCAGCCAAATGGCGATGGTGAGCCAGGACGTGGTGCTCTTCAACGACACGATCGCCGCCAATGTCGCGTATGGCCAGACACCGGACCGCGAACGCGTGAGAGCGGCGCTCGCCGCGGCAAATCTGGCGGACGTGGTCGACGCCATGCCCGAAGGCATGGAGACACGCGTAGGCGGCAACGGCATGCGGCTCTCGGGGGGCCAGCGCCAGCGGCTTGCGATTGCGCGCGCCATTTACAAGGATGCACCGATCCTGATCCTCGACGAAGCGACGTCCGCGCTCGACTCCGAATCCGAGCGGCACGTCCAGGAAGCGCTGGAAACCCTGATGAAAGGGCGCACGACGCTGGTCATCGCGCACCGGTTATCGACGATCGAGCGCGCGGATCGCATCCTCGTGATGGACGCGGGCAAGATCGCCGAGCAGGGCAGTCACGCCGAATTGCTGCGGCACAACGGGCTGTATGCGAACCTGCATCGGATCCAGTATCAGCAGCAAGCGGCTTGA
- a CDS encoding VC0807 family protein gives MKIRPAQVIELVVNLLLPWLAYKLALPYWGELGALYASAVPPIVWSLAEFARNRRVDALSVLVLIGIALSIVLMALGGSPRLLLMRESMASGAIGLAFLLSLVARRPLTFYLARATVARESDGGAERFETLWESRPQLRRSIRLMTFAWGLGLTGENLLRAWLAWHWPIERFLLVSPFIGYGIYGGLTVWTIIYRKRMKAREAAAPATPVQS, from the coding sequence ATGAAGATTCGCCCCGCACAAGTGATCGAGCTCGTGGTGAATCTGCTGCTGCCCTGGCTCGCTTACAAACTCGCGTTGCCGTATTGGGGTGAGCTTGGGGCGCTGTATGCATCGGCGGTGCCGCCGATTGTCTGGAGTCTTGCCGAGTTTGCAAGGAACCGGCGTGTCGATGCCCTGAGCGTGCTGGTGTTGATCGGCATTGCGCTGTCCATCGTGCTGATGGCGCTTGGCGGCAGTCCGCGCCTCTTGCTGATGCGTGAATCGATGGCATCCGGCGCCATCGGCCTTGCGTTCCTGCTATCGCTCGTCGCGCGCCGGCCGCTGACGTTCTACCTCGCACGGGCGACGGTGGCACGCGAATCCGATGGCGGCGCCGAGCGCTTCGAGACACTGTGGGAGAGCCGGCCTCAATTGCGCCGCTCGATCCGCCTGATGACGTTTGCGTGGGGACTGGGGCTGACCGGCGAGAACCTGCTGCGCGCGTGGCTTGCGTGGCATTGGCCGATCGAACGCTTCCTGCTGGTGTCGCCGTTTATCGGCTACGGGATTTATGGCGGCCTGACGGTGTGGACGATCATTTATCGCAAGCGGATGAAAGCGCGCGAGGCGGCCGCACCGGCAACGCCGGTTCAATCGTGA
- a CDS encoding multidrug efflux RND transporter permease subunit — protein MSSFFIDRPVFAWIVALAIFVAGALVTPFLPVAQYPRLTPPRIVISAMYPGAAPESVDNTVASVIEESLDGAEGLQYYETTSDSIGELEIAATFSAGTNPDIAMVDVQNRMKQIESRLPQQVVQQGISVFKSTGTFLMLVALTSTDGKRDSVVLSDYVNRYMLRDLKRAPGVGAADLWDAGEALRVWIDPMKLREYNLAAADVTQAIATQNSTVTAGTLGDVPFVEGQQLTATVTVRGQLISPQEFGEIVLKARPDGSAVRLKDVARVEVGRDSYASFSRLNGKPSATVGIKLSPQGNAIETSDAIRAKLAELSRSLPPGVAVVIPFDTSRFVHVALHEVALTLLEAVLLVFLVMWLFLRDLRYALVPTVVIPVALTGALLALYALGMSINVFTMFALVLAIGILVDDAIVVVENVDRVMREEGLAPKAATRRAMKQMGSAIVGITAVLTAVFVPMAFFPGSVGGIYRQFTVAMIASILVSAFTALSLTPALCANLLKAPPRDARGHGAHGKHSSRGFPAMFDWTSRKYSGLVARVLRRAGSMFVVYLMLAGACALLYMHMPNGFLPQEDQAQLQVMVQLPAGATQARTLAAIEQTEAILRREPAVSNITSVVGWSFQGSGQNVAMCFVDLKDWSARDIDAGALRDKLNRSLAGIMDATVSAQMPPPVPGMGHSEGFVMRLEDRGGIGIQALTAAREQLFDQAKRNPAFADVHSEALPDAPRIVLDVDRAKAYALGVSFDRIGDALGNTFGSTYIDDFPSGGRMRRVMIAADASSRMTEADLMNLSVRNLAGQMVPLSSVASLHWTTGPSVLTRYNGSPSIDVSGRPANGVSSGAAMAEMERLAQMLPVGVGFDWTDTALEETRAARLTPVLIGLSLLAVFMALAALYESWTIPLAVLTIVPLGMIGAVIAMYTRGMPNDVYFKVGMITVIGLSAKNAILIVQFARTLHADGMALAEAIVAAASARFRPIVMTSAAFLLGVTPLLVSSGAGAESRRSIGTGVFGGAITATVLGLVFTPLAFFIVVSVQRFMQRKFKSMTREKPSASTELDDLPRADIQGSRDS, from the coding sequence GTGTCGTCTTTCTTTATCGATCGTCCGGTATTTGCATGGATCGTTGCGCTCGCCATTTTCGTGGCGGGCGCGCTCGTCACGCCCTTCCTGCCCGTCGCGCAATACCCGCGGCTGACGCCGCCGCGCATCGTGATCTCGGCCATGTATCCGGGAGCCGCGCCGGAAAGCGTCGACAACACGGTCGCGAGCGTGATCGAAGAAAGTCTCGATGGCGCCGAAGGCCTGCAGTACTACGAAACCACGAGCGACAGCATCGGCGAACTCGAGATCGCCGCCACCTTCTCGGCGGGAACGAACCCGGACATCGCCATGGTCGATGTCCAGAACCGCATGAAGCAGATCGAATCGCGGCTGCCGCAGCAGGTCGTCCAGCAAGGCATCAGCGTGTTCAAGTCCACGGGCACCTTCCTAATGCTCGTGGCGCTCACCTCCACCGATGGCAAGCGCGATTCAGTGGTGCTGAGCGACTACGTGAACCGCTACATGCTGCGCGACCTGAAGCGCGCGCCGGGCGTCGGCGCCGCCGATTTGTGGGACGCGGGCGAGGCGCTGCGCGTCTGGATCGATCCGATGAAACTGCGCGAGTACAACCTCGCCGCCGCCGACGTGACGCAGGCCATCGCCACGCAAAACTCGACGGTAACAGCCGGCACGCTCGGCGACGTGCCGTTCGTCGAGGGGCAGCAACTGACGGCGACGGTGACCGTGCGCGGCCAGTTGATCTCGCCGCAGGAATTCGGCGAAATCGTGCTGAAGGCGCGGCCGGACGGATCGGCGGTCCGGCTGAAAGACGTGGCGCGTGTAGAGGTGGGCCGCGATAGTTACGCGTCGTTTTCACGGCTGAACGGCAAACCATCGGCAACGGTCGGGATCAAGCTCTCGCCGCAAGGCAACGCCATCGAAACGTCGGATGCAATTCGCGCGAAGCTCGCCGAACTGTCGCGCAGCTTGCCGCCGGGCGTGGCAGTCGTGATCCCCTTCGATACCTCCAGGTTTGTCCACGTCGCGCTGCACGAAGTGGCGCTGACCCTGCTCGAAGCCGTGCTGCTCGTGTTCCTCGTCATGTGGCTGTTCCTGCGCGACTTGCGGTATGCGCTCGTGCCGACCGTCGTGATTCCGGTCGCGCTCACCGGCGCGCTGCTCGCGCTCTACGCGCTCGGCATGTCCATCAACGTCTTCACCATGTTCGCGCTGGTGCTTGCAATCGGCATTCTTGTCGATGACGCGATCGTGGTCGTCGAAAACGTCGATCGCGTGATGCGTGAGGAAGGTCTTGCACCCAAGGCCGCCACGCGCCGCGCGATGAAACAGATGGGCAGCGCGATTGTCGGCATCACGGCGGTGCTTACTGCCGTGTTCGTACCGATGGCCTTTTTCCCGGGCAGCGTAGGCGGGATCTATCGGCAATTCACGGTGGCAATGATCGCGTCGATCCTCGTCTCCGCGTTCACCGCGCTCTCGCTTACGCCCGCGTTGTGCGCGAACTTGCTGAAGGCGCCGCCGCGCGACGCGCGAGGACATGGTGCTCACGGCAAGCACAGTTCACGCGGCTTTCCCGCCATGTTCGACTGGACCTCGCGCAAATACAGCGGCCTCGTCGCACGCGTGTTGCGTCGGGCAGGTTCCATGTTCGTGGTGTATCTCATGCTCGCCGGCGCATGCGCGCTGCTTTATATGCATATGCCCAATGGTTTCCTGCCACAGGAAGACCAGGCCCAGCTCCAGGTCATGGTGCAATTGCCGGCCGGCGCCACGCAGGCGCGCACACTCGCCGCTATCGAACAAACGGAAGCCATTCTTCGACGCGAACCGGCGGTATCGAATATCACGAGCGTCGTTGGCTGGAGCTTCCAGGGCAGCGGCCAGAACGTGGCAATGTGTTTCGTGGACCTGAAGGACTGGTCCGCGCGGGATATCGATGCAGGCGCGCTGCGCGACAAATTGAACCGCTCGCTCGCGGGCATCATGGACGCGACGGTCTCGGCGCAGATGCCGCCGCCCGTGCCCGGCATGGGCCATTCAGAAGGCTTCGTGATGCGCCTGGAGGACCGTGGCGGCATTGGAATCCAGGCGTTGACCGCGGCGCGGGAACAGCTCTTCGATCAAGCCAAACGCAACCCCGCGTTCGCCGATGTCCACTCGGAAGCGCTGCCGGACGCACCGCGCATCGTGCTGGATGTCGACCGTGCAAAAGCGTATGCGCTGGGGGTGTCGTTCGACAGGATCGGCGATGCGCTCGGCAATACCTTCGGCTCGACGTACATCGACGACTTCCCGTCCGGCGGCCGGATGCGCCGCGTGATGATCGCCGCCGATGCGTCTTCGCGCATGACCGAAGCCGATCTCATGAATCTCTCGGTGCGCAATCTTGCGGGGCAGATGGTGCCGTTGTCGTCGGTGGCATCGCTCCACTGGACGACCGGTCCTTCCGTGCTCACGCGCTACAACGGCTCGCCTTCAATCGATGTCAGCGGCCGCCCGGCCAACGGCGTGAGCTCCGGCGCGGCGATGGCCGAAATGGAGCGCCTCGCGCAGATGCTGCCGGTTGGCGTCGGCTTCGACTGGACCGATACCGCGCTCGAAGAGACCCGCGCGGCGCGGCTCACGCCGGTGCTGATCGGCTTGTCGCTGCTGGCCGTGTTCATGGCGCTGGCCGCGCTCTACGAGAGCTGGACCATTCCGCTGGCGGTGCTGACCATCGTGCCGCTCGGCATGATCGGCGCGGTGATCGCGATGTACACGCGCGGCATGCCGAACGACGTGTATTTCAAGGTCGGCATGATCACGGTGATCGGGTTATCGGCGAAAAACGCGATCTTGATCGTGCAGTTCGCCCGCACGCTTCACGCCGATGGCATGGCGCTGGCCGAAGCCATCGTCGCCGCTGCAAGCGCCCGCTTCCGGCCAATCGTGATGACATCGGCGGCATTTTTGCTGGGCGTCACGCCGCTGCTCGTGTCGAGCGGCGCCGGGGCGGAAAGCCGGCGTTCGATTGGCACCGGCGTGTTCGGCGGCGCGATCACCGCGACCGTCCTCGGGCTCGTGTTCACGCCGCTGGCGTTTTTCATCGTGGTATCGGTGCAAAGATTCATGCAGCGCAAATTCAAGTCGATGACCCGCGAAAAACCATCGGCCAGCACAGAACTCGACGACCTGCCCCGCGCCGATATCCAGGGTTCGCGCGATAGCTGA
- a CDS encoding ATP-binding protein, translating to MNPSTQPGSLIISSSDSKALNEELQAINGELRSTGEGLEAGKEELQSVNEELVTVNIALADTVAETVDANDELQDLITSTGVATVAVDRELRIKRYTPRAAELFRLSASDIGRSLLHITHGLDYPDMAADARAAFNEFKLTEREIGSDRGEWFIARVLPYRRAGDHIDGAVIALIDITVRRAAETAMRSSEERLWLAAVTTDDYAIIVQDMDGLVVMWNGGAQRIFGYLESEVRGKPIDLIFLPDDRDAHVPQMERQRATQAGRAEDERWHVRSDGVEVFCSGVTTPVESGSFRGFATISRDVTGKTGVESPQQLTLALERAIRTQAEAANRVKDEFFSFLSHELKNPLNLIHVKAELLTRTPEVRDNAIVQDAADAIQRAVAGQAKIIDDLLDLSRVRTGKLALRFSPVDVTSMLRAVVQASTADAVSGGIDLSMTGADAAMMIYADAERVEQMIWNLVRNALKFTPRGGRVQLAISQLAGSVCLDVTDTGQGIAPDFLPRIFEMFSQADGGGRRDRGGLGIGLSLVKQLAELHGGRIEAESAGLGQGARFRLWLPENAPSPRGEAPRELVDPSILTGLRVLLVDDSVEALEAFRTLLEMEGAHVRAEPSAEQALVATTQQEFDVVLSDIGMPTMNGYEMIRQMRSTPRTARIPALALTGFGREQDVKKALDAGFDGHLSKPVSLHALVAAIDRSLHKSFS from the coding sequence ATGAATCCTTCAACCCAACCGGGCTCCCTTATTATTTCGTCCTCTGACTCGAAGGCCCTGAATGAGGAATTACAGGCGATCAATGGGGAGCTTCGTTCTACCGGCGAGGGGCTCGAAGCAGGTAAGGAAGAGCTTCAGTCGGTCAATGAAGAACTCGTCACGGTGAACATCGCGCTGGCCGATACAGTCGCCGAAACCGTCGACGCCAACGACGAGCTGCAAGACCTGATCACCTCCACCGGTGTAGCAACGGTGGCCGTCGATCGCGAACTGCGGATCAAACGATACACGCCGCGTGCGGCCGAATTGTTCCGGCTGAGTGCATCGGATATCGGGCGGTCCCTGCTTCATATCACCCATGGGCTCGATTATCCCGACATGGCCGCCGACGCCCGCGCCGCATTCAACGAGTTCAAACTGACCGAACGCGAGATCGGCTCGGATCGAGGCGAATGGTTTATCGCGCGCGTATTGCCGTATCGCAGGGCGGGTGATCACATCGACGGCGCCGTGATCGCCCTGATCGACATCACCGTGCGTCGCGCCGCCGAAACCGCCATGCGCAGCAGCGAAGAACGCCTGTGGCTCGCGGCCGTCACCACGGACGACTATGCAATCATCGTGCAGGACATGGATGGTCTCGTGGTCATGTGGAACGGCGGCGCGCAGCGCATTTTCGGCTACCTGGAAAGCGAAGTGCGGGGCAAGCCTATCGATCTCATCTTTCTTCCCGATGACCGCGACGCACACGTGCCGCAGATGGAACGCCAGCGGGCTACCCAGGCCGGGCGCGCAGAAGACGAACGCTGGCATGTGCGCAGCGATGGCGTAGAGGTCTTCTGCAGCGGCGTGACGACGCCCGTCGAATCGGGTTCGTTCCGGGGTTTCGCGACGATCTCCCGCGATGTCACCGGCAAGACCGGCGTCGAAAGTCCGCAGCAACTCACGCTGGCGCTGGAGCGCGCCATTCGCACACAAGCCGAAGCCGCAAATCGCGTGAAGGACGAGTTCTTTTCTTTCCTGTCGCATGAGTTGAAGAACCCGCTCAACCTGATTCACGTCAAGGCCGAGCTGCTCACGCGCACCCCCGAGGTGCGCGACAACGCGATCGTCCAGGATGCCGCCGACGCCATCCAGCGCGCGGTGGCGGGACAGGCGAAGATCATCGACGACCTGCTGGATTTGTCGCGCGTGCGCACGGGCAAGCTCGCGCTGCGGTTCTCGCCGGTGGACGTGACGTCGATGTTGCGTGCAGTCGTGCAAGCAAGCACGGCGGATGCGGTTTCGGGGGGTATCGATTTATCGATGACAGGCGCCGACGCCGCCATGATGATTTACGCCGACGCCGAACGCGTCGAGCAGATGATCTGGAATCTCGTGCGCAATGCGCTGAAATTCACGCCGCGCGGCGGGCGCGTGCAGTTGGCGATATCGCAGCTTGCGGGTTCCGTATGCCTTGACGTGACGGACACCGGGCAGGGCATTGCGCCGGACTTTCTGCCACGCATCTTCGAGATGTTCAGTCAGGCCGATGGCGGCGGCCGTCGCGATCGCGGTGGTCTCGGTATCGGACTGTCGCTCGTGAAGCAGCTTGCAGAGTTGCATGGCGGGCGCATCGAGGCGGAGTCGGCAGGGTTGGGACAGGGCGCGCGCTTCAGGCTGTGGTTGCCGGAGAATGCGCCGTCGCCGCGCGGGGAAGCGCCGCGCGAACTCGTCGATCCGAGCATCCTGACGGGCCTGCGCGTGCTGCTTGTCGATGATTCCGTCGAAGCGCTCGAAGCGTTTCGCACGTTGCTGGAAATGGAAGGCGCGCATGTGCGGGCTGAGCCGAGCGCGGAGCAGGCGCTCGTGGCCACGACGCAGCAGGAGTTCGACGTGGTGCTTTCGGACATCGGCATGCCGACCATGAACGGCTACGAGATGATCCGGCAGATGCGCAGCACGCCGCGAACCGCGAGAATTCCGGCGCTTGCGCTTACGGGTTTTGGCCGCGAGCAGGACGTGAAAAAAGCGCTGGATGCCGGCTTCGACGGGCATTTGAGCAAGCCGGTTTCGCTGCATGCGCTGGTCGCAGCGATCGACCGGAGTTTGCATAAGTCTTTCAGTTGA
- a CDS encoding BrnT family toxin — MHVTFDPNKNSRNITDRGLSFERAVDFDFGTALIGSDERREYGEVRYIALGFLDARLHVLCFTETDDGIRVISFRKANSREVKRYDSTQTHD; from the coding sequence ATGCACGTCACCTTCGATCCGAACAAGAATTCTCGAAACATCACCGACCGTGGCCTTTCCTTTGAGCGTGCAGTGGACTTTGATTTCGGAACCGCCCTTATAGGCTCCGACGAGCGGCGCGAGTACGGCGAGGTTCGGTACATTGCGCTCGGCTTCCTTGACGCCCGTTTGCATGTGCTGTGTTTCACTGAAACCGATGATGGGATCCGCGTAATCAGTTTTCGCAAGGCTAATTCGAGAGAGGTAAAACGCTATGACAGCACGCAAACCCATGATTGA
- a CDS encoding BrnA antitoxin family protein: protein MIDEHGEVRELTTDDLKTFERGENALPPSLRAKVGVRGSQKAPTKVPLSLRLSPQVVAAFKETGDGWQTRIDLVLSEWLKTHSPKELTV, encoded by the coding sequence ATGATTGATGAGCACGGTGAAGTGCGTGAACTCACGACTGACGATCTGAAGACGTTCGAGCGCGGTGAGAACGCGTTGCCGCCATCTTTGCGCGCGAAAGTTGGGGTACGTGGCAGCCAGAAGGCTCCGACCAAGGTTCCGCTTTCGCTTCGACTGTCGCCGCAGGTGGTGGCGGCTTTCAAGGAAACTGGAGATGGCTGGCAGACACGGATTGATCTGGTGCTGTCTGAGTGGCTGAAAACGCATTCGCCGAAAGAGTTGACGGTATAG
- the rng gene encoding ribonuclease G, with translation MNEEILINVTPQETRVALVQQGAVQELHVERTLSRGRVGNVYLGKVVRVLPGMQSAFIDIGLERAAFLHVADIWHPRIAGETHSSAPHIPIEKIVFEGQALMVQVVKDPIGTKGARLSTQVSIAGRTLVYLPQEPHIGISQKIASETEREAIRARLTAVLPVDEKGGYIVRTIAEDATSEELAADVAYLRKTWTTIVAQAQRVAPTSLLHQDLNLAQRVLRDFVNDETSRIQVDSRETYQMLADFAAEFTPAVASRVHHYSGERPLYDLYNIEAEIQRALSRRVDLKSGGYLMIDQTEAMTTIDVNTGGYVGARNFDDTIFKTNLEAAHTIARQLRLRNLGGIIIIDFIDMENVEHRDQVLGELKKALSRDRTRVTVNGFSQLGLVEMTRKRTRESLAHVLCEPCPTCDGKGQVKTPRTVCYDVLREIMRESRQFNPREFRVVASQQVIDLFLEEESQHLAMLMDFIGKPVSLQVESNLSQEQYDIVLM, from the coding sequence ATGAACGAAGAAATTCTGATCAACGTCACACCGCAGGAAACCCGCGTTGCCCTCGTTCAGCAAGGCGCGGTGCAGGAGCTTCATGTCGAGCGCACGTTGTCGCGCGGCCGAGTGGGTAATGTATATCTCGGCAAGGTCGTGCGTGTATTGCCGGGCATGCAGTCGGCGTTTATCGACATAGGGCTCGAGCGCGCCGCGTTCCTCCATGTTGCCGATATCTGGCATCCGCGCATTGCCGGCGAGACGCATTCGAGTGCGCCGCATATCCCCATCGAGAAGATCGTGTTTGAAGGGCAGGCGCTGATGGTGCAGGTGGTGAAGGATCCTATCGGTACCAAGGGCGCGCGGCTTTCGACTCAGGTGAGCATCGCAGGACGTACGCTGGTTTATTTGCCGCAGGAACCACATATCGGGATTTCGCAGAAGATCGCGAGTGAGACCGAGCGCGAGGCGATTCGTGCGCGTCTCACGGCGGTTCTGCCCGTGGATGAAAAAGGCGGATACATCGTCCGCACGATCGCAGAAGATGCGACGAGCGAAGAACTTGCCGCCGACGTCGCATACTTGCGCAAGACATGGACGACGATCGTCGCGCAGGCCCAGCGCGTGGCGCCGACTTCGTTGCTGCATCAGGATCTCAATCTGGCACAGCGCGTATTGCGCGATTTCGTGAATGACGAGACCTCGCGCATTCAAGTGGATTCGCGCGAGACGTATCAAATGCTCGCGGACTTTGCGGCCGAGTTCACGCCGGCGGTTGCATCGCGCGTGCATCATTATTCGGGCGAGCGCCCGCTTTACGATCTGTACAACATCGAAGCGGAGATTCAGCGCGCGTTATCCCGCCGCGTGGATCTGAAGTCGGGCGGATATCTGATGATCGATCAGACCGAGGCCATGACCACTATCGACGTGAATACGGGCGGTTATGTCGGCGCCCGGAATTTCGACGATACGATCTTCAAGACCAATCTCGAAGCCGCCCATACGATTGCGCGGCAATTGCGGCTCAGGAATCTGGGCGGGATCATCATCATCGATTTCATCGATATGGAGAACGTCGAGCATCGCGATCAGGTTCTCGGGGAGTTGAAGAAGGCGTTGTCGCGCGACCGCACGCGGGTGACGGTCAACGGATTTTCCCAGCTTGGACTGGTCGAGATGACGCGCAAGCGCACGCGCGAATCGCTTGCCCATGTGCTGTGCGAACCTTGCCCGACGTGCGATGGAAAAGGCCAAGTCAAGACACCGCGAACGGTGTGTTATGACGTGCTGCGCGAGATCATGCGCGAGTCGCGGCAATTCAACCCGCGCGAGTTCCGGGTGGTGGCGTCACAGCAGGTAATCGATCTGTTCCTGGAAGAAGAGTCGCAGCATCTGGCCATGCTGATGGACTTTATCGGCAAGCCGGTGTCGTTGCAGGTCGAGTCGAATTTGAGTCAGGAACAATACGACATTGTCTTGATGTGA